GGCGGCTCACTGCAATTCTCGGCTACGTGTTGTTTTTCCCCCACCTGATCGCCGGCCCTATCCTTCGACCTCACGAACTTCTTCCTCAACTGACGAGAGCCAGAAGAGCGCTCGATGCCCGCTTTACTCTTGGCGCTTCTCTGTTCGTCCTTGGGTTTGCGAAGAAACTTATCTTTGCGGATGCGATTGCCCCATATGTCGATCTCGCTTATGCGCCCGGCGCTCACAGCGCGTATGATTATCTGCTCGCGATATATGGTTTCTCGATGCAGATTTATTGTGATTTCAGCGGATATACCGATATGGCTGTCGGTCTGGCGTATCTCTTGCGCATTCGCCTACCCCGCAACTTCCGATCTCCCTATACGTCAAACTCGATCATCGAGTTCTGGCGCCGATGGCACATCACATTGTCGCACTGGCTGCGCGATTATCTTTACATAGCTCTCGGGGGCAACCGACAGGGCTTTGCCCATCAAATCGCCAATCTGATGATCACCATGCTCATCGGCGGACTTTGGCACGGCGCCAACTGGACGTTCGTTATCTGGGGCGGCCTGCACGGCATCGGCATCAGTATCAATCATTTGTTCAATCGCGCCTGGCCGAAGACCAGGTTACCCGCCTGGCTGGGAATCATCATCACCTTTCACTTTGTCACGATTGCCTGGATCTATTTTCGGGCTCCGAGTCTCACGTCGGCACATGAAGTCCTCGCTGGACCGTTCACCAGTTCATCGACGGGCTTCTGGGCGTTTCTTTTAGAGCACGCTTACCCACTCGTACTTCTCCTGGCATTTCTTGCTGCACACCGATTTGATGACCACGCAAGAGTTCGGCTGGCTGTCAGACGAGCCCAAAAACCTGTCATCTGGGCAATCTTGTTGACGGCATCGGCCCTCGCGATTGCGGTGAGCCAAGGCAGTTCAGCCAAATTTATCTATTTTGACTTCTGAGCTCGAGAACCGGATTTCGGTCTGCTGCCGGCGCCAAACTCCTATATTGCCTGTTTCATTATTCCAAGGACAGACAAAGCCTACCGTGACTAGGACTTTGCTAGCGACTTCGACCGAATAGCTCAGGAAGAAGACAAAAACTTTCTTGCAGTCTTTATGCGTTTGCTTCCCCGAGATAGCGGCGAAATGGACCCTGATCATGAATAAGATAGTTGGTGTCCATTGAGGGTAGACGGTAAGGATTAGAGTTGCGCGTGATATATCGGCTCGCCTTTGGAGGACCACCGTCAGCTTCATCAGCACCCGCCATGCCCATCACCTCGGCCATGCGTGCTGGTTTGCCATCCATATTGTATTGGCTGTTGATTATCCACAGCCGACCAAAGCGATAACGTTTTTTGACCTCCCGTTCCGCTTGGGTACTGAAGCTTGTCCCCGTGTACGCGAAGTCCCGCGGCTTCAACCCCAGTCTCCTTTCGATGGTTTCGTTATTTTGGTCCAGCTCCTCGACAATCTTGGCTCCGGTCGGATCTTGTACACTCAAATCCGACAGGTTTGGATGATTCACGGTATGAGCCCCGATACGCCACCCTGCCTTGAGCAGATCGCCAACTTCGTCCCAGGTCATGAATTGCCGTTCCTCAATCTTCGGGACGGGCCCCCTAGCCTGTACCTCAATTCCGGCTGTATTGATAAACAACGTTGGCCGAAATCCATATCGTTGCATGATGTCGTTGACCTCATATCGCATCGTGATCGTCGGATGGTCAAAGTCGATCATCAATGGTCGCCGAGGCAAGCTGCCTGTTCCCTCGAGCCACTTTTCGAGCTCATCGTAGCCTATCGTCTCACAGTCGAGCTCTCGTGCAATGCTGTAGAGCGCGTCGAACTCGAGCGCGGAAAGTGATCGAAATCCATTTGCTCTTGACCTCGGCACCCTATCGATACCGTGGCTCATAAGAATTGGAATTCTTAGGGAATTGGCGCCCTCTGCGGAGAGGGGAGATTCAAAAACACCGGACGCAAGAAAACCACAAGTCGTTAGCGCACCAGCGATTGTAGTCCGTAGAAAGCACCGTCGGTTCACGGTCATATTACCGCCTCACAATGTCGCAAAATTAACGCGCCCATGGCGATGGCGAGAAAAACCGCTGACGGAGATGTTGGTAGCTTGGTTGCGCGGTATAAGGCGATGCAGCCAGCGCTCTCGCATGACTTGGGAGCGATTCCAGGAGATCACCGCTCTAAATCCTTAAAGTCCGCTCCACTGCATCCCTATCCCAACCATCGTTTTACGCCATAACCCGAGGTAGCAGCCGCATGCGGTAGTTCCGCACGTACGGGGCTGCTAGCAACCCCAGAAATTCCAACTCCCGCTGGCCAAGGTCGGGGAGCACCGCACCTGCAGCCAACGGACTCCAGGTTACTCATACCCCTTTATATAGCCTTTGAAACTGATGTGCTTTTGATCAAGTGGCTGATACGTAAGGGGCTTGGGGTCGAGCCATTGCACGACCTTGTCTTTTATCGAATGAGCGAAGAAATGATTTCCGTTCGGGCTGTAATGGCCGAGGAAGTATTGATTGATGTAATCATCCCAACTCAAATTATACCTCTTAAAATCTCCCAGGTGCACTTCGTTCATATCAATATAGTTCACCTTTTCCCTTACCAAGTAATCGACTATTTCCTGGTCGTACCGCGTACCGTGCTGCCGCAGCTCATTCATGGCGCGGTACGGGTCAATTAACACAACTAGGAGCTGCTTGCCGTTTTGGTTGGCAAATGCCCGAGCCTTGTCCAGGATGAAGCGCGTGGCACGCAGGGAGTACCGATCGAGCAACTTCGTTGCCTGGGCTTGCATGCGTGTCATCGCCGAACCCTTTTCTTTTGTACTACGATACAGGTTTGGAAGAACTTCCGCTGCCTTCGAATCCAGGTCCCAGTCGAAAGGGACGTCAAGTAGAGCAGCGAGTTTTGTTATCTGAGCGCGATTCAATTCGCGGATACGACCATCGCAATACAGCGCGAGCTGAAGAGCTAGATCATCCTTGAGGTGTTCAACTAGCCATTTCGCTTCTGTCATGCGGTACAATGATTCTTTGGTCGGCAGAAGCTGCTCCCTCTCCACCAGCTGTCCCGTGGCCATGTCGATTTCAACGTTGGACCAACAGTTGCCGTGAAACATGCTCCCCTCGTATTTACTGGCCGAAAACCACTCCCGAGTCTGTACCCAGCGCGACCGATACAAACTTCGTATCGAGTCGTCTCCGTAAATATGGAAAATCAAATATTGCGCGCCATGATCCGTTCTCTCTTCACGAATCATTCTGCGATAAGCCTGATAGACCCCAAACCCACCTACCCCAAAGTTGCCGATGGGTTCACCCAGGTGCGCCGCTAGATATTCCTGCCACGTTTCACCATCGCTTACTCCATGGCACTGTGTATAGCTGTCGCCGTAGGTGTTGATGCGCGGCTTTCTGTCGGCGTAGTTAAAGGCGGCGCGAGCGCCATTGGACTGAAAGGTCGAAACTGTCGAGCTACCGTCGATGCCATCCGGCATCAGGCTATTACTCGGAAGGTATCCCACCTCCGGATCGAATCGAGCGAATTGATTTGATTCCGGTCCGCGGATAAATCGCTCGATTACATCGCGCGGAACAACGCTTTTCTCCAGAAAGTCCTCTATGGTCTGGACGCCTTTTTCTCCAGAGTCCGCAGTGGACTTGGAATTCGCCACCTCTTCCCCAGCTTTAACGAGTTCTCCCGATGCGGCCGCCGCAGCACTGGCTGCGTCGGTTTGCATTAGAAATTCACTGCGGGTAGACATCGAACCCTTCCTCCTACCTTAAGATGGACCATTTAACCGGTGACGGCGATCAATGGCCAAAAGAGTCGTTCCGGTGGCCAAAGACAGAGAATATAGACAAGGCCAAGATGGCAGGCAGTTCTATCGGTACCATGATCCGCCATACGATCCCGATCTGACAATCCATCCAAGCGAGCCGCATGGATGATGGCGCATAGGATTGGAAGACCATGGCAACATCGCTCGCCTCCGGCCGCATGCAGTCCGCCTGTTAGCCATCGATAAGCAGACTTCCGTCATCGGCCGCCTCGAGGCCGGCGAGAATCCTCAGCAGAGTGGATTTGCCGCATCCGGTCGGGCCCAAGCGGCATAACGAACTCACCCTCCGCAATGCTCAGCGACACGTCTTCAAGCACGCAGGTCAAGCCAAAGGTCTTGGAAAGGTGCGAGAATTTGACCTTGCCCATGAAAGCAGCTCGCCATTCGTTCTAGAATGCTATACACAATGCCGTCTTTGAAGCGGTGCTACCAGATGACCATGAATGTGATGTGACAGTCAGCCGCTTTGGCAGAGAAGGAGACTTGGATGGCGAGCTCGGGAATGGCGCTGTGGCGCCAGATCGGTGAGACGCCGGCCCCGAGCGCGAAAATTTACTATAGCCGATCAGCGATTGCCGTCGAGTGAAGCGCTGGCGACACGCTTTGGCGTCAGTCGACGCACCATGCTCACGATGATCGGACATCTTCAAACGGAAGGCAGGGTGCGGATCGAACGCGGCCAAGGTTCTTACGCCGTCGTTAATCCGCTTCAGTACAACGTTGGGCCTCATCAGATGATAGATCGCGCCGACCTTCCATGGTATGATGATCGATGGCGTCGATCCCTGGCGCAGGGGCGCAGCGCAGCCCGACCGCCTCGAGCGTGTCGACGAGATCTGCCGGCGCATGCGCAATGACGTGGCCATGATCGCAGCGATCAGATGCACGCCCTAAGAAATGTCCTCGGCCTCCCACCAATGAGCAAACGGCCGAATTGGCTGTCGACAAAGCCAATCGCCTCAGCGTCTCTGGTGCGCCAATTCCGGAATAGTGGGAGGATACGTCTCGCCGAAAGAGAGGATAGCGACATCGGGCCCCAATTTGAGGTCAGATCACGTCGAGGAACGCTGAGGTCAGAAAGGATTGAGATCGCGTGCACCCTGGGGAGTCGGCGCGGGCGTTAGCCCGAGCACAGCCTGGACGCGTTCGAGCATCGCGGCGAGGGTCGCGACTGTCCCGTCAGTTGTCGATGCAAGTCATATCGGCGGGGTCCGGCTTCGTAACAAAGACTTACCTGCCGGTCACCCTTGCCAAGCTTCTTCGCCAGCTTGGCGATTTGATCGGCGCAATTAGGGATGATCCGCAAGTTACGAACTTCCCCGCCGCGCATCGCTTCGGCCACTGCAACCGAAATCGTCGCCTCGTGCACATCCAGCCCCGCGAAAATGCTATCGTTCATCAGGCCCGCTCCCCATGCTTGAGACTCGGCGCCGGACCATCCGGCAACCCTCGATAGGAGCTTGCCGCGGGGCGGGCCACCCGTCACCTCAGGGGGCAAACATAAGGCCTAGGCATCGAAGTGATCGCGCGCGATCGTGCCGTCATTTATTCTGAGGGTGCCCGTGGTGCTGCTGCAACGCAGGTCGCCGTCCCTTTTTCATCTTCTCCAAACTGATGAGCGACACGCTGCGTCCTGCTGTTGTTGTCGGGTTTGCAACAGCGATCTGCGGCCATGGCGGAGGTATAACAACGTTCAGATGGGCAGTGCGCGCACGCGATCTGCTTTCAGATGCACCGAT
This genomic interval from Bradyrhizobium sp. CB82 contains the following:
- a CDS encoding polysaccharide deacetylase family protein, which gives rise to MIDFDHPTITMRYEVNDIMQRYGFRPTLFINTAGIEVQARGPVPKIEERQFMTWDEVGDLLKAGWRIGAHTVNHPNLSDLSVQDPTGAKIVEELDQNNETIERRLGLKPRDFAYTGTSFSTQAEREVKKRYRFGRLWIINSQYNMDGKPARMAEVMGMAGADEADGGPPKASRYITRNSNPYRLPSMDTNYLIHDQGPFRRYLGEANA
- a CDS encoding MBOAT family O-acyltransferase, which produces MLFSDPVFFVFFALYFSAHLLTPPQYQLYLLIFGSTGFYAWWKPEYAWLPYLLSIIAWGGMLWIEQAKAPDVRKWRLIMVLAVLFTPLIVFKYTHFLIYDVAGALRAARPRRFDDELRFALPLGISFVTFTLTAYAVNVYRGLFPIERRLTAILGYVLFFPHLIAGPILRPHELLPQLTRARRALDARFTLGASLFVLGFAKKLIFADAIAPYVDLAYAPGAHSAYDYLLAIYGFSMQIYCDFSGYTDMAVGLAYLLRIRLPRNFRSPYTSNSIIEFWRRWHITLSHWLRDYLYIALGGNRQGFAHQIANLMITMLIGGLWHGANWTFVIWGGLHGIGISINHLFNRAWPKTRLPAWLGIIITFHFVTIAWIYFRAPSLTSAHEVLAGPFTSSSTGFWAFLLEHAYPLVLLLAFLAAHRFDDHARVRLAVRRAQKPVIWAILLTASALAIAVSQGSSAKFIYFDF
- a CDS encoding ATP-binding cassette domain-containing protein — protein: MSSLCRLGPTGCGKSTLLRILAGLEAADDGSLLIDG